In a single window of the Nodularia spumigena CCY9414 genome:
- a CDS encoding DNA double-strand break repair nuclease NurA, with translation MLDLTKLARQMQGLSEHLTLEAAASRQRLELAQQHLQKAYERQEDLINTQEQWRDRILFANATPIEPLETCIDIPVPPKVHTVIATDGSQIAPNHHEIAYCYLLNIGRVVLHYGQNRQPLLDSLPEVFYRPEDLYVSRQWGIKTEEWMGYRRTASETTVLAELACAAKGEAPALAMVDGSLIYWFLEQLPMDARDRILPPILEAWQQLNQAKIPVMGYLSASRNIDCTNFLRLLACPHPAPDCKSYCPDQLDKVPCKLFDTLRDTTLWGNQLQPGQRGPLWRSNNRILELYEQQIIYFCHVHVGSEIARIEVPAWVAEDTAMFNQALGLMLAQVQKGYGYPVAIAEAHNQAVVRGGDKTRFFALLERQMIKAGLKNVGTSYKETRKRGSIA, from the coding sequence ATGCTTGATTTAACAAAATTGGCGAGACAAATGCAGGGTTTAAGTGAGCATCTTACCTTAGAAGCTGCTGCGAGTCGTCAGCGTTTGGAATTGGCGCAACAACACCTGCAAAAGGCTTATGAGCGTCAAGAAGATTTAATTAATACTCAGGAACAATGGCGCGATCGCATTCTCTTTGCTAATGCTACACCAATTGAGCCACTAGAAACCTGTATTGATATCCCCGTCCCGCCGAAAGTGCATACAGTCATCGCTACCGACGGTTCTCAAATTGCGCCCAACCATCATGAAATTGCTTATTGCTATCTGTTGAATATTGGCAGAGTCGTTTTACACTATGGACAAAATCGCCAACCACTACTTGATAGTTTACCAGAGGTATTTTATCGCCCAGAAGATTTATATGTGTCTCGGCAATGGGGAATTAAAACCGAAGAATGGATGGGTTATCGCCGCACTGCTTCCGAAACTACAGTTTTAGCAGAATTGGCTTGTGCAGCGAAAGGGGAAGCACCAGCTTTAGCAATGGTAGATGGTTCCTTAATTTACTGGTTTTTGGAACAGCTGCCGATGGATGCACGCGATCGCATTTTACCCCCCATCCTCGAAGCTTGGCAACAGTTGAACCAGGCGAAAATTCCCGTGATGGGATATCTGAGCGCCTCTCGCAACATTGATTGTACCAACTTCCTACGGTTGTTAGCTTGTCCCCATCCCGCCCCCGATTGTAAAAGTTATTGTCCAGATCAATTAGACAAAGTACCTTGTAAGCTTTTTGACACTTTACGAGATACTACCCTTTGGGGAAACCAACTGCAACCAGGACAACGGGGACCACTGTGGCGGAGTAATAACCGGATTTTAGAACTTTATGAACAGCAAATCATCTACTTTTGCCATGTCCATGTAGGTAGTGAAATTGCGCGGATAGAAGTACCTGCATGGGTAGCTGAGGATACAGCCATGTTTAACCAAGCATTGGGATTAATGCTAGCACAAGTACAGAAAGGCTATGGTTATCCTGTAGCTATAGCCGAAGCCCATAATCAAGCAGTAGTACGAGGGGGTGATAAAACTCGTTTCTTCGCCCTATTAGAAAGACAAATGATTAAAGCCGGCTTGAAAAATGTGGGAACTTCTTACAAAGAAACCAGAAAACGCGGCAGTATCGCTTAA
- a CDS encoding DNA polymerase III subunit delta' translates to MTIDPFSPLLGQSQAIELLTQAVKQNRVAPAYLFVGIDGVGKTLAARCFVELLFSAQTRNIASLQSRLRQGNHPDLWWVQPTYQHEGKRLTAAEAAEKKLKRKAPPVIRLEQIREITEFLGRPPLEAPRNVVVLESAQTMAESAANALLKTLEEPGQATVILIAPSPESVLPTLVSRCQRIPFYRLDTQSLTQVLTQAGHEEILQHPAVLSIAAGSPGSAIASYEQLQIIPETLLQDVTKVPSSYRQALELAKTIAQELDTEAQLWLVDYLQQSYWQQWHKAEIIHKLEKARKSLLCYAQPRLVWECTFIALLMHLS, encoded by the coding sequence ATGACGATTGATCCATTTTCTCCACTTTTAGGGCAGTCACAAGCCATAGAATTACTCACTCAAGCTGTCAAACAAAACCGAGTCGCCCCGGCTTATTTATTTGTGGGGATAGATGGTGTGGGAAAAACTCTAGCCGCGCGGTGTTTTGTCGAATTGTTATTTTCCGCCCAAACACGGAATATCGCTTCTTTACAAAGTCGTTTGCGTCAAGGTAATCATCCTGATTTGTGGTGGGTACAACCAACATATCAACACGAGGGAAAACGCCTCACAGCAGCAGAAGCAGCAGAGAAAAAACTCAAGCGGAAAGCACCGCCTGTAATTAGACTAGAGCAGATACGGGAAATTACTGAGTTTCTCGGCCGTCCCCCCTTGGAAGCACCGCGAAATGTGGTAGTGCTGGAGTCAGCCCAAACAATGGCAGAATCAGCCGCTAATGCTTTGCTGAAAACTTTAGAAGAACCCGGACAGGCCACCGTAATTTTGATTGCACCATCTCCTGAGTCGGTTTTGCCCACATTAGTGTCACGCTGTCAACGTATTCCTTTTTATCGCTTAGACACACAGTCTTTAACTCAGGTACTCACCCAAGCCGGACATGAGGAAATTTTGCAGCATCCGGCAGTATTGAGCATAGCAGCTGGTAGCCCAGGCAGTGCGATCGCATCCTATGAGCAATTACAAATAATTCCTGAAACCTTACTCCAAGATGTCACCAAAGTGCCTTCATCCTACCGCCAAGCCTTAGAGTTAGCCAAGACAATTGCTCAAGAGTTAGATACAGAAGCACAACTATGGTTAGTCGATTATCTTCAACAATCCTACTGGCAACAGTGGCATAAAGCAGAAATTATACACAAATTAGAAAAAGCTCGGAAATCCTTACTTTGTTACGCCCAACCACGTCTAGTGTGGGAATGCACATTCATCGCCTTGTTGATGCATCTGAGTTGA
- a CDS encoding response regulator transcription factor: MPRILVIDDDAAISELVAVNLEMAGYDVSQAEDGIKGQALALQLQPDLIMLDLMLPRVDGFTVCQRLRRDDRTAEIPVLMLTALSQTQNKVEGFNAGADDYLTKPFEVEEMLARVRALLRRTDRIPQAAKHSEILNYGNLTLVPERFEAIWFNETVKLTHLEFELLHCLLQRHGQTVSPSEILREVWGYDPDDDIETIRVHIRHLRTKLEPDPRHPRYIKTVYGAGYCLELPSLPQSNEGASASSSSVVE, translated from the coding sequence ATGCCCAGGATTCTTGTTATAGACGATGACGCGGCAATTTCAGAACTCGTTGCTGTGAATTTAGAAATGGCTGGCTACGATGTCAGCCAAGCTGAAGATGGTATCAAAGGTCAAGCGCTGGCGCTTCAGCTACAACCTGACTTGATTATGCTTGACCTGATGTTGCCCAGAGTAGACGGTTTTACAGTTTGCCAACGCCTACGGAGGGATGACCGCACAGCCGAGATTCCGGTGTTGATGCTGACGGCTTTAAGCCAAACTCAGAATAAAGTCGAAGGTTTCAATGCTGGTGCTGATGATTACCTCACCAAGCCTTTTGAAGTGGAAGAGATGTTAGCACGGGTGCGGGCATTGTTGCGACGTACTGACCGCATCCCCCAAGCTGCAAAACACAGTGAAATTCTCAACTATGGGAATTTGACTCTGGTTCCAGAACGTTTTGAGGCTATATGGTTCAATGAAACGGTGAAACTGACTCACCTGGAATTTGAGCTACTCCATTGTTTACTGCAACGCCACGGTCAGACAGTTTCCCCCAGCGAAATTCTGCGCGAAGTTTGGGGCTATGATCCAGATGATGACATTGAAACCATTCGAGTGCATATCCGCCACTTGAGAACTAAACTAGAACCAGACCCCCGTCACCCTCGCTATATCAAAACAGTCTATGGTGCGGGATATTGTTTAGAATTGCCCAGCTTACCTCAATCAAATGAGGGGGCTTCTGCATCATCATCATCCGTGGTTGAGTGA
- a CDS encoding alkaline phosphatase PhoX, translated as MEVSRRKFLTLAGTSAATVTMLSPLEAFYAKVARGEMPTSTGYGSLQEKLPLNTAELPADLSGIPILKLPRAFKYTAFSITGQPMDDGFTVARGHDGMAAFPGANNTTILVRNHELRTSSSDPVQGGIKYSTEAVGGTSTLVVGADRRLIKHFNSLAGTIRNCAGGPTPWRTWISCEETFSTTLNGSIRHGYNFEVIADPNSGLVNPVPLREMGRFNHEAVAVDPKTGYVYETEDRGDSCFYRFVPNVRPTKVGDLEKGGSLYALKVIGMNNFALNTINNPNFGGQPGLVKVGQTLPVEWVKIDNPDPDEESSSAGVGVRYEAQSKGAAIFFRGEGAWYGNGLVYFVASQGGPPVSSADNARGNGQVWAYNPAREEITLVVEASPSGAFLQAPDNITVAPFGDLFLCEDGSGTDYIVGVNKKGEVYQFAMNNITSGELAGACFSADGRTMFVNLQNPGITVAIFGPWNRRR; from the coding sequence ATGGAAGTCTCAAGACGTAAATTTTTAACTTTAGCTGGCACAAGTGCAGCCACCGTGACCATGCTGTCACCATTGGAAGCATTTTATGCAAAAGTCGCCCGTGGTGAAATGCCTACCAGCACTGGCTACGGGTCACTTCAGGAAAAACTGCCTTTAAACACTGCTGAACTTCCGGCTGACTTAAGCGGAATACCCATTTTGAAATTGCCTCGTGCCTTTAAATACACCGCATTCTCAATTACTGGTCAGCCAATGGACGACGGCTTCACAGTAGCCAGAGGTCATGATGGCATGGCTGCATTTCCAGGAGCCAACAACACCACAATCCTGGTTCGCAACCATGAGTTACGTACTTCCTCCTCAGATCCTGTTCAAGGCGGTATTAAATACTCTACAGAGGCTGTAGGTGGAACCAGCACACTAGTAGTGGGAGCCGACCGTAGACTCATCAAGCACTTTAACTCCTTGGCTGGAACTATTCGTAACTGTGCAGGTGGTCCTACACCCTGGCGCACATGGATTAGTTGCGAAGAAACCTTCTCTACAACATTGAACGGCAGCATCAGACATGGTTACAACTTTGAAGTTATAGCCGACCCCAATAGCGGTTTAGTCAACCCAGTTCCCCTGAGAGAAATGGGACGCTTCAATCATGAAGCCGTAGCTGTAGACCCCAAAACTGGCTATGTCTACGAAACCGAAGACCGTGGTGATAGCTGCTTCTATCGGTTTGTGCCTAACGTTAGACCTACCAAAGTCGGTGATTTGGAGAAAGGTGGTAGTTTGTATGCCTTGAAGGTGATAGGTATGAACAATTTTGCCCTCAATACGATCAATAATCCTAATTTTGGTGGTCAGCCAGGACTGGTTAAGGTTGGTCAAACATTGCCAGTAGAGTGGGTCAAAATTGATAATCCCGACCCAGACGAAGAAAGTAGTAGCGCAGGTGTTGGTGTTCGCTACGAAGCTCAAAGCAAGGGAGCAGCCATCTTCTTCCGAGGTGAGGGAGCTTGGTATGGTAATGGACTAGTATACTTTGTTGCTTCTCAAGGTGGTCCGCCAGTATCTTCTGCTGATAACGCCAGAGGTAATGGTCAAGTTTGGGCTTATAACCCAGCTAGAGAAGAAATCACACTTGTAGTTGAAGCTTCTCCCAGTGGGGCATTTTTACAGGCTCCAGATAACATCACTGTTGCTCCCTTTGGAGACCTCTTCCTTTGCGAAGATGGTAGTGGAACAGACTATATTGTAGGCGTTAACAAAAAGGGTGAAGTCTATCAGTTTGCCATGAACAATATCACTAGCGGTGAGTTGGCTGGTGCTTGCTTCTCTGCTGACGGTAGAACAATGTTTGTGAACCTTCAAAATCCCGGCATTACAGTTGCTATCTTTGGCCCCTGGAATCGTCGTAGATAG
- a CDS encoding pentapeptide repeat-containing protein has protein sequence MPPNYAGQNLRGHSFKGQDLTGANFSKADIRGADFTNATLKNADFTDAKAGLQRRWTIGLLIASWLLSAVSGLFSIVLGALVAYIFHPDNTQDFIAGIVCLIVLLVFCFITLRKGLTAGAVAVAVAVAGAVALAGAVALAVAVAGAVAVALAVAGAGAVAVALAVAGAVAGAGAVAGAVAVAVAVAVAVAVAVAGAVAGAVALAVAGAVALAVAVALAVAGAVALAVAVAGAGAFTLFSAYIGWRSLTGNGKEAWVRSFAVAFAATGGTSFRSADLTDADFSGAILRNTDFRKANLTRTRFYEVKKLDLARVGDSILAKRDVLNLLVSCNGRNKSYLGANLKGANLIGADLTNANLKDVDITETTFQGACLDGANLTLAQAVGTNFTNAKMTGACVEAWNIESTTQLNNVDCRFVYLLENPKPGTDDRERRPSSGDFQPGEFTKLFEEVLNTVDLIFRDGIDWKAFVNAFQNVQNQNEDTKLGLQSIENKGDGVVVVKVGVPDGADKEKIHSDFTHYYQLGLQAAEEKYKALLNMQKEDIDFLRKQNAKIPEMIMSLANQSMNVKVDNKIENKPMTNSNDASRKINIGSVGGDFNASGQALNLGEISGTVTNTINELPSSSKPDKPGVKELLAQLQAAIEAEKNLPEEDKAEALEQVKTLAEAGKSPQVEGAMQKAAKTALKILKGTVASLPSATKLVEECSKLLPLISQLLGLS, from the coding sequence ATGCCGCCAAACTATGCCGGTCAAAATCTCCGAGGTCACTCTTTTAAAGGTCAAGACCTGACTGGAGCCAACTTTAGCAAGGCGGATATTCGCGGGGCAGATTTTACCAACGCGACTCTTAAAAATGCGGATTTTACTGATGCTAAAGCCGGACTACAGCGACGTTGGACAATTGGGTTGCTCATAGCCTCATGGCTGCTATCGGCAGTTTCAGGGCTGTTCTCCATCGTCCTCGGTGCATTGGTAGCATATATTTTTCACCCTGATAATACTCAAGACTTCATCGCGGGGATAGTCTGCCTAATTGTGCTGCTGGTTTTTTGTTTTATTACCCTTCGTAAGGGTTTAACAGCCGGAGCCGTAGCCGTAGCCGTAGCCGTAGCCGGAGCCGTAGCCCTAGCCGGAGCCGTAGCCCTAGCCGTAGCCGTAGCCGGAGCCGTAGCCGTAGCCCTAGCCGTAGCCGGAGCCGGAGCCGTAGCCGTAGCCCTAGCCGTAGCCGGAGCCGTAGCCGGAGCCGGAGCCGTAGCCGGAGCCGTAGCCGTAGCCGTAGCCGTAGCCGTAGCCGTAGCCGTAGCCGTAGCCGGAGCCGTAGCCGGAGCCGTAGCCCTAGCCGTAGCCGGAGCCGTAGCCCTAGCCGTAGCCGTAGCCCTAGCCGTAGCCGGAGCCGTAGCCCTAGCCGTAGCCGTAGCCGGAGCCGGAGCCTTTACATTATTTAGTGCTTACATTGGCTGGCGTAGTCTCACTGGAAATGGAAAAGAAGCTTGGGTTCGCTCATTTGCTGTAGCTTTTGCAGCGACAGGTGGAACTAGCTTTCGTAGTGCTGATTTAACTGATGCTGATTTTAGTGGTGCAATTCTCAGAAATACAGATTTTAGAAAAGCCAACCTCACACGCACTCGGTTTTATGAAGTCAAAAAACTCGATCTTGCCAGAGTTGGAGATTCAATATTAGCTAAACGAGATGTTCTTAATTTACTCGTCAGCTGCAATGGTAGAAATAAATCATATCTTGGCGCTAACCTGAAAGGAGCAAACCTTATAGGTGCAGACTTAACCAATGCTAATCTTAAAGATGTTGATATTACGGAAACCACCTTCCAAGGAGCTTGTTTAGATGGGGCAAATTTAACTCTGGCTCAAGCTGTGGGTACTAATTTCACCAACGCCAAAATGACTGGTGCTTGTGTAGAAGCTTGGAATATTGAAAGTACAACTCAATTAAATAATGTAGATTGTCGCTTTGTCTATCTTCTAGAAAACCCCAAACCTGGAACCGATGACCGCGAACGCCGTCCCAGTAGTGGCGACTTTCAACCAGGAGAATTTACTAAGCTATTTGAAGAAGTTTTAAATACAGTTGATTTGATTTTCCGTGATGGCATTGATTGGAAGGCTTTTGTTAATGCTTTTCAAAATGTGCAGAACCAAAATGAAGACACAAAATTAGGCTTACAAAGTATTGAAAATAAAGGTGATGGGGTAGTCGTTGTTAAGGTTGGTGTCCCTGATGGTGCTGATAAAGAAAAGATTCATAGTGATTTTACACACTATTATCAATTGGGACTGCAAGCAGCAGAGGAAAAATATAAGGCATTATTAAATATGCAAAAAGAGGATATAGATTTTCTTCGGAAACAAAATGCAAAAATTCCAGAGATGATTATGTCGTTAGCGAATCAATCTATGAATGTTAAAGTTGACAATAAAATAGAAAATAAACCTATGACTAACAGTAATGATGCCAGCCGTAAGATTAACATTGGCAGTGTTGGCGGTGATTTTAATGCTAGTGGACAAGCTTTGAATTTAGGTGAAATTAGTGGTACTGTCACAAATACTATTAATGAGTTGCCAAGTTCATCTAAACCTGATAAACCGGGAGTTAAGGAATTGTTGGCGCAATTGCAAGCAGCAATTGAGGCTGAGAAAAATTTACCTGAAGAAGATAAAGCTGAGGCGTTAGAACAGGTGAAGACTTTGGCGGAAGCCGGGAAAAGTCCGCAAGTTGAGGGGGCTATGCAAAAGGCGGCGAAAACGGCTTTGAAGATTTTGAAGGGTACAGTTGCTAGTTTACCCAGTGCAACTAAGTTAGTTGAAGAATGTAGTAAGCTTTTGCCGTTGATTTCTCAGCTTTTGGGCTTAAGTTAG
- a CDS encoding (Fe-S)-binding protein translates to MQVSDSSVNDTAKIKNLKGFDVSQPPDPKLIDSCVHCGFCLATCPSYRVIGKEMDSPRGRIYLMDAINNGEIALNTATVQHFDSCLGCLACVSTCPSGVQYDKLISATRHQVERNYSRSLPDTLIRKLIFSLFPNPDLLRLFLFPLLVYQRLGLPKLVRATGLLKKVSPRLAAMESILPKITLQSFQDNLPDVIPAQGEKRYRVGVILGCVQRLFFSPINEATVRVLTANGCEVVIPKSQGCCAALPEHQGQTEQAKTLARQMIDSFANTDVDFVIINAAGCGHTLKEYGHILQDDPEYKEKAEAFAAKVKDAQEFLVNVGMTAKLSPLTDKPLNLVYQDACHLLHGQKISVQPRQMLRQIPGVKLSEPLDAALCCGSAGVYNMLQPEVAEELGQQKVQNLLNTGAELIASANPGCTLQITKHLQLQGKSISVMHPMELLDYSIRGVKLDK, encoded by the coding sequence ATGCAAGTTTCTGATAGTTCTGTGAATGATACTGCTAAGATTAAGAATTTAAAGGGTTTTGATGTTAGTCAGCCACCTGATCCGAAGTTGATTGATAGTTGTGTACATTGTGGTTTTTGTCTGGCTACTTGTCCCAGTTATCGGGTAATTGGTAAGGAGATGGATTCTCCCAGGGGACGCATCTATTTAATGGATGCTATTAATAATGGTGAAATTGCTCTGAATACGGCAACTGTTCAACATTTTGATTCTTGTTTGGGTTGTCTGGCTTGTGTGAGTACTTGTCCTTCTGGTGTGCAGTATGATAAGTTGATTTCTGCGACTCGTCACCAAGTTGAACGCAATTATTCTCGCAGTTTACCAGATACGTTGATTCGGAAACTGATATTTTCTTTGTTTCCTAATCCTGATTTATTACGATTGTTTTTGTTTCCTTTGCTGGTTTATCAAAGGTTGGGTTTACCAAAGTTGGTGCGGGCTACAGGGTTACTGAAAAAAGTATCTCCCCGTTTGGCTGCAATGGAATCTATTTTACCAAAAATTACTCTTCAATCTTTTCAAGATAATTTACCTGATGTTATTCCCGCCCAAGGTGAGAAGCGTTACCGAGTTGGGGTAATTTTGGGATGTGTGCAACGGTTGTTTTTCTCTCCGATTAATGAAGCAACTGTACGGGTTTTAACTGCTAATGGTTGTGAGGTGGTAATTCCGAAGTCTCAAGGTTGTTGTGCTGCGCTTCCTGAACATCAAGGACAAACAGAACAGGCGAAAACTTTAGCTAGACAAATGATTGATAGTTTTGCTAATACCGATGTCGATTTTGTGATTATCAATGCGGCTGGTTGCGGTCATACTTTAAAAGAATACGGTCACATTTTACAAGATGACCCAGAATATAAAGAAAAGGCTGAGGCTTTTGCGGCTAAGGTCAAAGATGCTCAAGAGTTTTTAGTCAATGTAGGAATGACCGCCAAACTATCACCATTAACTGATAAACCTTTAAATTTAGTTTATCAAGATGCTTGTCATTTATTACATGGTCAAAAGATTAGTGTGCAACCGCGTCAGATGTTACGCCAAATTCCCGGAGTCAAGTTAAGCGAACCTCTAGACGCAGCTTTGTGTTGTGGTAGTGCTGGGGTTTATAATATGCTGCAACCAGAAGTTGCTGAGGAATTAGGACAGCAAAAGGTGCAGAATTTATTAAATACTGGTGCTGAGTTAATTGCTTCGGCTAATCCTGGTTGTACTTTGCAAATTACTAAACATCTGCAATTGCAAGGGAAAAGTATTTCAGTTATGCACCCAATGGAATTATTAGATTATTCAATTCGGGGCGTGAAATTGGATAAATAA
- a CDS encoding FAD-binding oxidoreductase, producing the protein MNAIASCLASTINEENAIYPWENLELSQQKQIQQAIASAKPPNCIVYPRTQAQLAAVIAEAHRQNWRVLPCGKSSKINWGGLVKSADIVVSTERINQLIQHAVGDLTVTVEAGMQFSHLQEILAKSRQFIALDPSRPELATIGGIVATADTNSLRQRYGSVRDQLLGITFVRADGQIAKAGGRVVKNVAGYDLMKLFTGSYSTLGVISQVTFRVYPLAETSGTVVLTGTAEAISQAANTLRSSALTPTQADLLSTQLTSKLGLNQGLGLMARFQSIGESVKEQSNRLLAVGEKLGLDGTIYVNEHEGSLWQRLRELMDDSVTDSTITCKIGVLPTAAVEVLTEAEMGLIHLASGLGWLQFEDKNQVLKMREQCESNRGFLSILTAPNPVKEAMDVWGYSGNSLQVMRQIKAQFDSKNILSNGRFVGGI; encoded by the coding sequence ATGAACGCGATCGCCTCTTGTCTTGCATCTACGATTAACGAAGAAAATGCTATCTATCCTTGGGAAAACCTCGAACTCAGTCAGCAAAAACAGATCCAACAGGCGATCGCCTCTGCAAAACCGCCCAATTGTATCGTCTATCCCCGCACCCAAGCCCAACTAGCCGCCGTCATCGCCGAGGCGCACCGTCAGAACTGGCGCGTCCTCCCCTGTGGCAAAAGCAGTAAAATCAACTGGGGTGGTTTAGTCAAAAGCGCTGATATCGTAGTCAGCACAGAACGCATCAATCAACTAATCCAACACGCCGTTGGTGATTTAACCGTCACAGTCGAAGCCGGGATGCAGTTCTCCCATCTCCAGGAAATTTTAGCAAAATCGCGCCAATTTATCGCCCTTGACCCCAGCCGACCCGAATTAGCAACTATTGGCGGTATTGTCGCCACAGCAGATACAAATTCCCTCAGACAACGTTATGGTAGTGTCCGCGACCAGTTACTAGGGATTACTTTCGTCCGTGCTGATGGACAAATTGCCAAGGCTGGAGGGCGCGTTGTCAAAAATGTTGCCGGATACGATTTGATGAAGTTATTTACAGGGTCTTACAGCACACTAGGAGTAATTAGTCAAGTAACTTTCCGCGTGTATCCTCTAGCGGAAACATCTGGGACGGTAGTATTAACTGGTACAGCAGAAGCTATATCCCAAGCTGCAAATACTCTCCGCAGTTCCGCGTTAACACCCACCCAGGCTGATTTGCTCTCCACGCAACTAACTTCTAAGTTAGGCTTAAATCAGGGGTTGGGATTAATGGCGCGTTTCCAAAGTATTGGTGAAAGTGTCAAGGAACAGTCAAATCGATTGTTAGCCGTAGGAGAAAAGTTGGGTTTAGATGGGACAATTTATGTGAATGAACATGAAGGCTCTCTATGGCAAAGATTGCGAGAATTAATGGATGATTCGGTTACAGATTCTACAATTACCTGCAAAATAGGAGTATTACCGACTGCGGCTGTGGAGGTTTTGACTGAGGCGGAAATGGGTTTGATTCACCTGGCTAGTGGTTTGGGTTGGTTGCAATTTGAGGATAAAAATCAGGTTTTGAAAATGCGCGAGCAGTGTGAATCTAATAGAGGATTTTTAAGTATTTTAACAGCACCAAATCCGGTTAAGGAAGCAATGGATGTTTGGGGTTATTCTGGTAATTCTTTGCAGGTGATGCGCCAAATTAAGGCTCAGTTTGATAGTAAGAATATTTTAAGTAATGGTCGCTTTGTGGGTGGGATTTAA
- a CDS encoding RNA recognition motif domain-containing protein yields the protein MSVYVGNLSYEVTQDTLSAVFAEYGSVKRVQLPTNRETGQLRGFGFVEMGTDDEETAAIEALDGAEWMGRDLKVNKAKPREDRGSFGGGNRSGGGGNFRSRY from the coding sequence ATGTCAGTTTACGTAGGCAATCTATCTTACGAAGTTACACAAGACACTCTTAGTGCTGTGTTTGCAGAATATGGTTCTGTAAAGCGCGTACAGCTACCTACTAACCGTGAAACAGGACAACTGCGCGGTTTTGGCTTTGTAGAAATGGGTACAGATGACGAAGAAACAGCAGCTATCGAAGCTCTTGATGGTGCTGAATGGATGGGACGCGACTTGAAAGTAAATAAGGCGAAACCCAGAGAAGATAGAGGTTCCTTTGGCGGTGGTAATCGCAGTGGTGGTGGCGGTAATTTCCGTAGCCGTTACTAA
- a CDS encoding gamma-glutamylcyclotransferase: MSHQSDRSHHNWVQSQNPPKPVLKLQQQLQKEPTFYYFAYGSCMCPVDLKRSLGESTHPYIIGPAILKNYRLGFYSYSPTRHCGVLDVLPDPNASVKGVLYQLPWRLSAYLDKREGVSQSLYRRETVDIHCENQVYTAARTYIVVNKLAEELAPNDWYFNVVLRGAVTCGLPEEYCWNLFDHMYKLQQRHQQQQIMRTAEQVLS, translated from the coding sequence ATGAGTCATCAAAGCGATCGCTCACACCATAATTGGGTACAATCTCAGAATCCTCCCAAGCCAGTTTTAAAACTGCAACAACAGCTACAAAAAGAGCCAACGTTTTACTATTTTGCTTATGGCTCTTGTATGTGTCCGGTAGATTTAAAGCGATCGCTTGGTGAAAGCACTCATCCTTATATTATCGGCCCAGCAATTTTAAAGAATTATCGCTTAGGGTTTTATTCCTATTCTCCCACTCGTCACTGTGGGGTTTTAGATGTGTTACCAGATCCCAACGCCAGCGTCAAAGGTGTACTGTATCAGCTACCCTGGCGATTGAGCGCATATCTGGATAAACGCGAAGGTGTTTCCCAAAGTTTATATCGTCGAGAAACAGTAGATATTCACTGCGAAAATCAGGTATACACAGCCGCTCGTACCTATATAGTAGTGAACAAGCTCGCAGAAGAACTCGCGCCTAATGACTGGTATTTTAACGTTGTCCTGCGGGGTGCTGTTACCTGTGGACTACCAGAGGAATATTGCTGGAACTTGTTTGATCATATGTACAAATTACAACAGCGTCATCAACAACAGCAAATTATGCGAACTGCTGAGCAAGTCCTAAGTTGA